A single genomic interval of Antarcticibacterium arcticum harbors:
- a CDS encoding SusC/RagA family TonB-linked outer membrane protein, producing the protein MEQQLKKFILILLCFVSVHAMAQQRAVTGQVLDQTGLPVPGVSVYIKNTSTGTTTNMDGRFSLNVPDNATSVLVFSSLGFRTQEFPLGTQTTFNVTLAEDQEGLDEVVVTALGIKQEKKALAYSVTEVAGPVIAETQRENFIDALAGRVAGVEINSTSGLPGSSTSIVIRGISSLSGNNQPLFVVDGLPISNNTMSTGMLASAGTARSFENRGVDFTNRAADINPEDIASITILKGPEASALYGIEAASGAVVITTKRGQAGKARIDYSNSFRVDQIVEYPEIQQKYGRGSQGFTTDDDENLYYFGSEYPAGTQFYDNVGNFFQNAVTKRHNLSFSGGTELNQYRVAASHTNSEGFVPTTGLDKLNITSAITATLNDYISTDVTFDYTRSDNDQTFRGAGGPLLHLLLWPSTDDASNYLTPGGRRRDYAPFAAAVENPFFNVNKNVFNSLTDRYKLNTQLNVAPAEWLKFVGQVGVDYFTTKTTIVRHPEALSGRNYGGVFDQALATTRNLTFQSYAQITPGSFFNGLLETDLKVGGAIYDYNTFSASAEGLDFQAPDLYSINNTRLDTHRAFNNLAQRRLVGVFGSFNASYDNMLYLTLTARNDWSSTLPVQNNSFFYPSAGLSFIFTELDAFSGIKDVLSYGKLRGSIAQVGKDANPYSIRPFYTNATTTGGGFRYGFTGPSLNLVPEMTTSYEYGTELRFFGNRLGLDVTYFNKKSVDQIVQNLRLSYATGFVLMTFNAGEIQNEGVELQLNATPVRTPDFSWDILANYTKNWSELVSLPGDVSEFYNSDTWLYGNVRGGARVGGPLTTFTGYDFQRTENGEILVNPANGLPLLDTSEWIIVGDRQPDFTVGLSNTLNYKNLSLNFLLDFRVGGDVYNATEHYLTTRGLSTRTLDRDTPRIVEGVLKDGNENTSPTQNNIPLDMSRNSTYWSSVYPFQSFIEKDVNWMRLRDVTLRYNFTPALLERTNAIQSASVFVTGTDLFLLTNYSGLDPVGNGNSAAVGGAGGYGFDYGNFPMPMGINVGLRVGL; encoded by the coding sequence AACGTGACCCTGGCAGAAGATCAGGAAGGTTTAGATGAAGTTGTGGTAACAGCCCTTGGTATAAAGCAGGAAAAAAAGGCGCTTGCATATTCTGTAACTGAAGTAGCCGGCCCTGTAATTGCAGAAACCCAGCGGGAAAATTTTATAGATGCCCTTGCCGGACGGGTAGCAGGTGTTGAAATAAATTCTACCTCTGGTCTTCCCGGATCTTCCACATCTATAGTAATTAGGGGAATAAGCTCCCTTAGTGGTAATAACCAACCACTTTTTGTAGTAGATGGTTTGCCCATAAGTAATAACACAATGTCAACCGGAATGTTAGCTTCTGCCGGTACGGCCAGATCTTTTGAAAACAGAGGCGTGGATTTCACCAACAGGGCGGCAGATATTAATCCGGAAGATATAGCTTCCATTACTATACTTAAAGGTCCTGAAGCATCTGCTCTGTATGGAATAGAAGCCGCTTCCGGTGCTGTGGTTATTACAACCAAAAGAGGTCAGGCAGGAAAAGCGAGAATAGATTATAGTAACAGTTTTAGAGTTGACCAGATCGTAGAGTATCCTGAGATCCAACAAAAATATGGACGGGGATCCCAGGGCTTTACCACAGATGATGATGAAAATCTTTATTATTTTGGATCTGAATATCCTGCGGGAACTCAATTTTACGATAACGTTGGGAACTTCTTCCAAAATGCCGTTACAAAGAGACATAACCTATCATTTTCCGGAGGGACAGAACTCAATCAATACAGGGTAGCTGCCTCTCATACAAATTCTGAAGGTTTTGTTCCTACTACTGGTTTAGATAAATTAAATATAACATCTGCCATTACTGCAACCTTGAATGACTATATTTCTACTGATGTAACTTTTGATTATACCCGGTCAGATAATGATCAAACCTTTAGAGGGGCAGGAGGACCATTATTACATTTATTGCTGTGGCCTTCAACCGATGATGCCAGCAATTATTTAACCCCGGGAGGACGAAGAAGAGACTATGCTCCATTTGCGGCAGCTGTTGAAAATCCATTCTTTAACGTAAATAAGAATGTTTTCAATTCTTTGACAGACAGATATAAATTAAATACCCAGCTTAATGTTGCACCTGCAGAGTGGTTAAAATTTGTGGGCCAGGTGGGTGTAGATTACTTTACAACCAAAACCACGATTGTGCGGCACCCTGAAGCTTTAAGCGGAAGAAATTATGGTGGAGTATTTGACCAGGCGCTTGCTACTACCAGAAACCTTACTTTTCAGTCCTATGCCCAAATTACCCCGGGTTCTTTCTTTAACGGATTGTTGGAAACCGATCTTAAAGTAGGGGGTGCAATTTATGATTACAATACCTTTAGTGCCTCTGCAGAAGGCCTGGATTTCCAGGCGCCAGATCTTTATTCTATAAATAATACAAGACTTGATACGCACCGGGCGTTTAACAATTTAGCGCAAAGGAGGTTAGTGGGTGTGTTCGGAAGCTTCAATGCCAGTTATGATAATATGCTGTATCTAACACTTACGGCCCGTAATGACTGGAGTTCTACCCTTCCCGTCCAAAACAATTCATTCTTTTACCCGTCTGCAGGTTTAAGTTTTATTTTTACAGAGCTTGATGCTTTTAGTGGTATTAAAGATGTTTTATCCTATGGTAAACTTAGAGGATCTATCGCACAGGTAGGAAAGGATGCCAATCCTTATAGCATTCGCCCGTTTTATACTAATGCTACCACAACAGGTGGAGGCTTCAGATATGGATTTACAGGGCCAAGTTTAAATTTGGTGCCAGAAATGACAACCTCTTACGAGTATGGTACAGAATTGAGATTTTTCGGAAATCGTCTTGGTCTTGATGTAACTTATTTCAATAAAAAATCTGTAGATCAAATCGTTCAAAACTTACGTTTAAGTTATGCCACCGGATTTGTTTTGATGACCTTCAATGCCGGGGAGATCCAAAACGAAGGGGTAGAATTGCAGTTAAATGCAACACCTGTAAGAACACCAGATTTCTCCTGGGATATTCTGGCCAATTACACCAAGAACTGGAGTGAGCTGGTAAGCCTTCCGGGTGATGTGAGCGAATTTTACAATTCAGATACCTGGTTATATGGTAACGTAAGAGGTGGTGCCAGAGTTGGTGGGCCACTTACTACTTTTACAGGTTATGATTTCCAGAGAACAGAAAACGGCGAGATCCTGGTAAACCCTGCCAATGGTTTACCCTTACTTGATACAAGTGAATGGATTATTGTAGGAGATCGTCAGCCAGATTTCACGGTAGGATTATCCAATACATTAAATTATAAAAATCTTTCTTTAAATTTCTTGTTGGATTTTAGAGTTGGAGGAGATGTTTATAATGCCACTGAACATTACCTTACAACAAGAGGTTTAAGTACCAGGACTCTTGATAGGGATACCCCACGTATTGTTGAAGGTGTGCTGAAGGACGGAAATGAAAATACCAGCCCTACCCAAAACAATATCCCATTGGATATGTCTAGAAATTCAACTTACTGGTCTTCTGTTTACCCTTTCCAGAGTTTTATTGAAAAAGACGTAAACTGGATGAGACTTCGCGATGTAACCCTTAGATATAATTTTACGCCTGCGCTCCTTGAAAGAACAAATGCCATTCAAAGTGCAAGTGTATTCGTAACCGGAACTGATCTTTTTCTTTTAACCAATTATTCCGGGCTGGATCCTGTTGGAAACGGAAACTCTGCTGCCGTTGGTGGCGCCGGTGGTTATGGATTTGATTATGGAAATTTCCCTATGCCAATGGGAATTAATGTTGGACTACGAGTAGGACTATAA
- a CDS encoding DUF4397 domain-containing protein yields the protein MKNIINRIILIIAAGLVLTGCEENAIPELTVPLTGEMTKAKFFFHSDDAPPANFYFGDTKVTAAGSTTAGDPQGSAYRAVYPANAYAVIPSGNTNIRVLDLEMNELAATQASLNSGSNYSVYLVGNEGNHEVFVMEDVLPADDNVKIYWRFVHTMANVPFTVDVYAVRAAVPATETSAAQPARVVLLGSDIDFKEGGEYVELEPGNYTFKVFNSTIDYDPLTSTPFIQHSVNVGTLGRTYTTQIRGTYSDPIGGGKIDFWRDR from the coding sequence ATGAAAAATATTATAAATAGAATTATTCTTATAATAGCAGCTGGCCTGGTTCTCACCGGTTGTGAGGAAAATGCCATCCCTGAACTTACGGTACCTCTTACGGGGGAGATGACAAAAGCAAAGTTCTTTTTTCATTCTGATGATGCTCCACCGGCAAACTTTTATTTTGGAGATACAAAAGTTACGGCCGCAGGTTCCACAACGGCAGGAGATCCTCAGGGGTCAGCATATAGGGCAGTTTATCCTGCAAATGCTTACGCTGTTATTCCTTCCGGCAACACAAATATTAGGGTGTTAGATTTAGAGATGAATGAACTGGCAGCTACCCAGGCCTCATTAAATTCAGGATCCAACTACTCTGTATATTTAGTGGGTAATGAAGGGAATCATGAAGTTTTTGTAATGGAAGATGTACTTCCCGCAGATGATAATGTTAAGATCTACTGGAGATTTGTGCATACGATGGCGAATGTTCCTTTTACTGTAGATGTGTACGCCGTACGGGCTGCAGTACCTGCTACCGAAACTTCGGCTGCTCAACCTGCAAGGGTAGTTTTGCTGGGATCTGATATAGATTTCAAAGAAGGTGGTGAGTATGTAGAGCTGGAACCGGGAAATTACACGTTTAAGGTTTTCAATTCCACTATAGATTATGACCCTTTGACCTCAACCCCTTTCATTCAACATTCAGTAAATGTGGGTACACTGGGAAGGACATACACTACCCAAATAAGAGGAACCTATTCAGACCCAATTGGAGGAGGAAAAATAGATTTCTGGAGAGACCGTTAA
- a CDS encoding SusD/RagB family nutrient-binding outer membrane lipoprotein — protein sequence MKKIRNICLILAGVFTLAGCEDYLDVNTNPNGPDALLQPELFLPQIQSELAVAVQWDGRFTGFYTQNWAYTSGASYSLNLHANPPNSDFYAQLWRAVYWSMGYNLSDMIESGERNEKYDFVGVGHILRAYGWQMLTDYHGPVIVTQAFDADRRVFDYDEQEVVYAEIERLLLLGIENLERTDGLSPEDSGLMEADLIYNGDREKWKRFAYGLLAISKHRLTNKSFYDAQEVIGYVDQALQSNADNAMIRFEGTVSANTNFFGPLRGNINFYRQTKFIVGLLDGTNPELTDPALEGVDPVFEGQHLKDPRLAAMLAPAPDGEYRGISPEIGISEYAAEQVPNNLWGNTGSLNTTPNPQIYFFNNSERFPLMTYSQLQFIKSEAALLSGQKELALTAYKEGVEGHLDFARQYAPDPATYDQRRVLYEASEEYFPSSAEDLTLSKIMLQKYIATWGWGFFETWSDMRRYHYDKDVSDEEAVYKGFSLPDPLYVDNNGEPAYRARPRFNSEYMWNQAALRELNAFELDYHTYETWFSKPE from the coding sequence ATGAAAAAAATTAGAAATATTTGTTTGATCCTTGCCGGTGTTTTTACACTCGCTGGGTGTGAAGATTACCTGGACGTAAATACTAATCCAAATGGTCCTGATGCGCTGCTACAACCTGAATTGTTCTTGCCACAAATACAGTCGGAACTGGCAGTAGCAGTCCAATGGGATGGAAGATTTACCGGATTTTATACCCAAAACTGGGCTTATACTTCGGGTGCTTCCTATTCACTTAACTTACATGCAAATCCGCCAAACAGCGATTTTTACGCCCAATTATGGCGTGCTGTTTACTGGAGCATGGGTTATAACCTGTCTGATATGATTGAGAGCGGTGAAAGGAATGAGAAGTATGATTTTGTAGGGGTTGGTCATATCCTGCGGGCGTATGGTTGGCAAATGCTCACAGATTACCACGGGCCCGTTATTGTAACTCAGGCCTTTGATGCTGATAGAAGGGTTTTTGATTATGATGAGCAGGAGGTAGTGTATGCAGAAATTGAAAGATTACTTCTCCTGGGAATAGAAAATCTTGAAAGAACTGATGGCCTTAGTCCGGAGGATTCCGGATTAATGGAGGCAGACCTTATTTATAACGGCGATCGGGAGAAATGGAAAAGATTTGCCTATGGGTTGCTTGCCATTAGCAAACATAGACTCACCAATAAGAGCTTTTATGATGCGCAGGAGGTAATTGGGTACGTAGATCAGGCACTGCAAAGCAATGCGGATAATGCGATGATACGCTTTGAAGGAACGGTAAGCGCCAATACCAATTTCTTTGGACCACTAAGAGGAAATATTAATTTTTACCGTCAAACCAAATTTATTGTAGGGCTGTTGGATGGAACTAATCCTGAATTGACAGATCCGGCGTTGGAAGGAGTTGATCCGGTATTCGAGGGTCAACATTTAAAGGATCCACGATTAGCGGCTATGCTCGCACCTGCACCAGACGGAGAGTATCGTGGGATTTCTCCGGAAATAGGAATTAGTGAATATGCTGCAGAGCAGGTTCCCAATAACCTTTGGGGGAATACCGGAAGCCTGAATACAACCCCAAATCCACAGATTTACTTTTTTAATAACAGCGAGAGATTTCCATTGATGACTTATTCCCAGCTTCAGTTTATTAAATCTGAAGCCGCTCTCTTATCTGGTCAAAAAGAGTTAGCCTTAACTGCCTATAAAGAAGGGGTGGAAGGACATCTTGATTTTGCACGTCAATATGCACCAGATCCTGCCACCTATGACCAGAGAAGAGTTCTGTACGAAGCAAGCGAGGAATATTTCCCTTCTTCCGCAGAGGATCTCACCTTATCCAAAATTATGCTTCAAAAATATATCGCGACCTGGGGCTGGGGGTTCTTTGAAACATGGAGTGATATGAGAAGATATCATTATGACAAGGATGTCTCCGATGAAGAAGCCGTTTATAAAGGGTTTTCGTTACCAGATCCTTTATACGTAGATAATAATGGCGAACCGGCCTATAGAGCAAGACCAAGATTTAATTCTGAATACATGTGGAATCAGGCAGCGCTTCGCGAATTAAATGCTTTTGAGTTAGATTACCATACCTATGAAACCTGGTTTAGTAAACCCGAATAA